A genome region from Stenotrophomonas maltophilia includes the following:
- a CDS encoding D-hexose-6-phosphate mutarotase, with amino-acid sequence MQLNPDISTGLYHGLEAWHVRTSNATAVISVFGGQLLSFIPEGQPDLLWLSPQRAELPTPIRGGVPVCWPWFGRQGQDADAPAHGLVRTARWELQHAGQNEAGDVELGLAPSTADHPGLRLQMQLRIGRQLRQQLITENTGTSPVTFTQALHSYFRVGDALRAQVDGLDGLQYLDKYEDYAQLRLQQGPWSLRDPRDPGRSDRIYNGAGGHYVLRDPVLQRRIEIRSEGSQTLVAWNPGAEAAANMADVGDGWRDYVCLEVANAGPGQMTLVPGARHQLVQTLASSTL; translated from the coding sequence ATGCAGTTGAATCCGGACATCAGCACCGGCCTGTATCACGGCCTGGAGGCCTGGCACGTGCGCACCTCCAACGCGACGGCGGTCATCAGCGTGTTCGGTGGACAGCTGTTGTCGTTCATCCCCGAAGGGCAACCGGACCTGCTGTGGCTGTCGCCGCAACGCGCGGAGCTGCCGACGCCGATCCGCGGTGGCGTGCCGGTGTGCTGGCCGTGGTTCGGCCGCCAGGGGCAGGATGCTGATGCTCCCGCACATGGCCTGGTGCGAACCGCGCGCTGGGAGTTGCAGCACGCCGGGCAGAATGAGGCCGGCGACGTGGAACTGGGGCTGGCACCCTCCACGGCTGACCATCCCGGCCTGCGCCTGCAGATGCAGCTGCGCATCGGCCGCCAGCTGCGCCAGCAGCTGATCACCGAGAACACGGGAACGTCGCCGGTGACGTTCACCCAGGCCCTGCACAGCTACTTCCGCGTGGGCGATGCGCTCCGTGCCCAGGTCGATGGCCTTGATGGCCTGCAGTACCTGGACAAGTACGAGGACTACGCGCAGCTGCGCCTGCAGCAGGGGCCGTGGTCATTGCGCGACCCGCGTGACCCGGGCCGCAGTGATCGCATCTACAACGGTGCCGGCGGCCATTACGTGCTGCGCGATCCGGTGCTGCAACGGCGGATCGAGATCCGCAGCGAAGGCAGCCAGACCCTGGTGGCCTGGAATCCGGGCGCCGAGGCGGCGGCAAACATGGCGGATGTCGGCGATGGCTGGCGCGACTATGTGTGCCTGGAAGTGGCCAACGCCGGGCCTGGGCAGATGACCCTTGTGCCGGGCGCGCGCCATCAGCTGGTGCAGACCCTGGCCAGTTCCACGCTGTAA
- a CDS encoding lytic murein transglycosylase, translating into MPILTTLGLAAALASAPTAPAAPAAGIDPAFSRCLSGLQATAATQGIRPDRFNEITAGLTPDPSVLGLLDAQPEFTTPIWDYLAALVDRQRVDDGRALLLQHRDLLDRVSAQYGVDPATIVAVWGVESDYGRVFGKRPLLQSLATLSCAGRRQPFFRGELLALLKLIDRGDLQAQGLTGSWAGAFGHTQFMPSTYARIAVDGDGDGRRDLVGSIPDALASTANYLKRAGWRSGEPWGMEVRIPAGFNASQAGRTQRRALADWRVQGVTALDGSALAPANLPADARAALLLPAGSKGPALLVFRNYDAIYSYNAAESYALAIATLADQLRGGTGLATAWPTDDPGIGRDERRQLQTLLLSRGHDIGAADGMIGTATRRAIQAEQQRLGWANADGRAGQRILRALQEEAAAIAPAGQKALPAAR; encoded by the coding sequence ATGCCCATTCTGACCACGCTCGGCCTGGCGGCCGCGCTTGCCTCGGCGCCGACAGCGCCTGCCGCCCCTGCCGCCGGCATCGATCCGGCGTTCAGCCGCTGCCTGTCGGGCCTGCAGGCCACTGCTGCGACACAAGGAATCCGTCCCGACCGCTTCAATGAAATCACCGCCGGCCTCACACCCGACCCCAGCGTGCTCGGCCTGCTCGATGCACAGCCCGAATTCACTACGCCGATCTGGGACTACCTGGCCGCGCTGGTCGATCGCCAGCGCGTGGACGATGGGCGCGCCCTGCTGCTGCAGCACCGCGACCTGCTCGATCGCGTGTCGGCCCAGTACGGCGTCGATCCGGCCACCATCGTCGCGGTCTGGGGCGTGGAGAGCGACTACGGCCGCGTGTTCGGCAAGCGCCCGCTGCTGCAGTCATTGGCTACGCTGTCCTGCGCCGGCCGCCGCCAGCCTTTCTTCCGTGGTGAGCTGCTGGCCCTGCTCAAGCTGATCGACCGCGGCGACCTGCAGGCGCAGGGGCTCACCGGCTCCTGGGCCGGTGCTTTCGGGCACACGCAGTTCATGCCCAGCACCTATGCACGCATCGCCGTGGACGGTGATGGCGATGGTCGCCGCGATCTGGTCGGCAGCATTCCCGATGCACTGGCCTCCACCGCCAACTACCTCAAGCGCGCCGGCTGGCGCAGTGGCGAGCCGTGGGGCATGGAAGTGCGGATCCCCGCGGGTTTCAATGCCAGCCAGGCGGGGCGTACCCAACGTCGGGCCTTGGCCGACTGGCGCGTGCAAGGCGTGACCGCGCTGGATGGCAGTGCGTTGGCCCCGGCCAACCTCCCGGCCGACGCGCGTGCCGCCCTGCTGCTGCCGGCCGGCAGCAAGGGCCCAGCGCTGCTGGTGTTCCGCAACTACGACGCGATTTACAGCTACAACGCCGCCGAAAGCTACGCGCTCGCGATCGCCACGCTGGCCGACCAGCTGCGCGGCGGTACCGGGCTGGCCACGGCCTGGCCGACCGACGATCCCGGCATCGGCCGTGATGAGCGCCGCCAGCTGCAGACCCTGCTGCTGTCCCGCGGCCACGATATCGGCGCTGCCGACGGCATGATCGGCACCGCCACGCGTCGCGCGATCCAGGCCGAGCAGCAACGCCTTGGATGGGCCAATGCGGATGGGCGCGCCGGACAACGCATCCTGCGCGCGCTGCAGGAAGAGGCCGCCGCCATCGCACCCGCTGGGCAGAAGGCCTTGCCGGCGGCACGTTGA
- the egtD gene encoding L-histidine N(alpha)-methyltransferase: protein MSTVHDALQALTDLTPGRQQILSDVVAGLSRTPRQLPSKYFYDARGSRLFEQITRTREYYPTRTELALLSQVLPDIARSVGPHLHVVELGSGSGRKTALLLAALREPVAYTPIEISRAALLSSIDHLAPALPEVEMLPVCADFTRPVAVPMPEREPARRLLFFPGSTLGNFVEEDAIALLRAMRQTMGRDGLALVGIDLHKDPALIEAAYNDAQGVTAAFTLNLLARLNREIGSDFDLDGFRHRARYSTARLRIETDLVSQRAQDVHLDGRTFHIEANEPIRVEYSHKYTDDSFEALLLPAGLQLVRRWDAESPAYGLRLLRGI from the coding sequence ATGAGCACGGTGCACGACGCGCTGCAGGCGCTGACCGATCTCACGCCCGGTCGCCAGCAGATCCTTTCTGACGTGGTGGCCGGGTTGTCCCGCACACCGCGCCAGCTGCCGTCCAAGTACTTCTACGATGCACGTGGCTCGCGCCTGTTCGAACAGATCACCCGGACCCGCGAGTATTACCCCACGCGCACCGAGCTGGCCCTGCTTTCGCAGGTACTGCCGGACATCGCCCGCAGCGTCGGCCCGCACCTGCACGTGGTGGAGCTGGGCAGTGGCAGTGGCCGCAAGACCGCACTGCTGCTGGCCGCGCTGCGTGAACCGGTGGCGTATACCCCCATCGAGATCTCGCGTGCCGCCCTGCTGTCCAGCATCGACCATCTGGCCCCGGCGCTGCCCGAGGTCGAGATGCTGCCGGTCTGTGCAGACTTCACCCGTCCCGTTGCCGTTCCCATGCCCGAACGCGAACCCGCGCGGAGGTTGCTGTTCTTCCCCGGTTCCACGTTGGGCAATTTCGTCGAAGAGGATGCCATCGCGTTGCTGCGCGCGATGCGCCAGACCATGGGCCGTGATGGCCTGGCCCTGGTCGGCATCGACCTGCACAAGGACCCGGCCCTGATCGAGGCGGCCTACAACGATGCACAGGGTGTCACCGCCGCGTTCACCCTCAACCTGCTGGCCCGCCTCAACCGCGAGATCGGCAGCGACTTCGACCTGGACGGCTTCCGCCACCGCGCCCGCTACAGCACAGCGCGGCTGCGCATTGAGACCGATCTGGTCAGCCAGCGCGCACAGGACGTCCATCTGGATGGCCGCACTTTCCATATCGAGGCCAACGAACCGATCCGCGTCGAATACAGCCACAAGTACACCGACGACAGCTTCGAAGCGCTTCTGCTGCCAGCGGGCCTGCAGCTCGTGCGGCGCTGGGATGCTGAAAGCCCGGCCTATGGCCTGCGCCTGTTGCGCGGCATATAG
- the egtB gene encoding ergothioneine biosynthesis protein EgtB, translated as MDSVAAAVAAPQRDLARQYARVRDRSVQLAAPLSAEDAMLQSMADASPSKWHLAHTTWFFERFVLAGFPAAPAHDPGWDYLFNSYYKSIGPAHARPQRGLLSRPSLQQVQDYRCQIDAQVQSRLDAGDLDDQALQHLQLGLQHEQQHQELLLTDIKHAFWCNPLQPAYREDLPTTPGAASAQGWIESPERIVTVGAASWPHHAVFAYDNESPPHRVLLPAHALAERPLSNAEYRAFIDAGGYREPRWWLSEGWALRETEDWQHPLYWDDTLQREYTLGGWRELDPHAPVCHLSYFEADACARWAGARLPSEFEWEAAAASQPVRGHFADDDHLHPQVGQGSGLRQLFGDVWEWTHSAYGAYPGFRPFAGNLGEYNGKFMCGQWVLRGGSCATPRGHVRASYRNFFMPPARWQFSGLRLARDLS; from the coding sequence ATGGACAGCGTAGCCGCCGCCGTCGCTGCCCCGCAGCGCGATCTCGCCCGCCAGTACGCACGTGTGCGGGACCGCAGCGTGCAGTTGGCGGCCCCCCTCAGTGCCGAAGATGCCATGCTGCAGAGCATGGCCGATGCCAGCCCCAGCAAGTGGCACCTGGCCCACACCACCTGGTTCTTCGAACGTTTCGTGCTGGCCGGCTTCCCGGCTGCACCGGCGCATGACCCTGGCTGGGATTACCTGTTCAACAGTTACTACAAGAGCATCGGCCCGGCGCATGCACGGCCGCAGCGCGGGCTGCTGTCACGGCCCTCGCTGCAGCAGGTGCAGGACTACCGCTGCCAGATCGATGCGCAGGTACAGTCACGGCTGGACGCGGGTGATCTCGACGATCAGGCGCTGCAGCACCTGCAGCTGGGCCTGCAGCACGAACAGCAGCACCAGGAGCTGCTGCTCACCGACATCAAGCACGCGTTCTGGTGCAATCCGCTGCAGCCGGCCTACCGCGAGGACCTGCCTACCACCCCCGGCGCTGCCAGTGCCCAGGGCTGGATCGAATCGCCCGAACGCATCGTCACCGTCGGCGCCGCCTCTTGGCCGCACCACGCCGTGTTCGCCTACGACAACGAATCGCCGCCGCACCGCGTGCTGCTGCCCGCCCACGCCCTGGCCGAACGCCCGCTCAGCAACGCCGAGTACCGCGCCTTCATCGACGCCGGCGGCTACCGCGAACCGCGCTGGTGGCTCAGCGAAGGCTGGGCACTGCGCGAAACCGAAGACTGGCAGCATCCGCTGTACTGGGATGACACCCTGCAGCGCGAATACACCTTGGGCGGCTGGCGCGAACTGGATCCGCACGCGCCGGTCTGCCATCTCAGCTACTTCGAGGCCGACGCCTGTGCCCGCTGGGCCGGAGCGCGCCTGCCCAGCGAGTTCGAGTGGGAGGCTGCGGCCGCGTCTCAGCCGGTGCGGGGTCACTTCGCTGATGACGATCATCTGCATCCCCAGGTGGGGCAGGGCAGCGGCCTGCGGCAGCTGTTCGGTGATGTCTGGGAATGGACCCACAGCGCCTACGGCGCCTACCCGGGCTTCCGCCCCTTTGCCGGCAACCTCGGCGAGTACAACGGCAAATTCATGTGTGGCCAATGGGTGCTGCGCGGCGGCAGCTGTGCCACGCCCCGTGGCCATGTGCGCGCCAGCTACCGCAACTTCTTCATGCCACCGGCGCGTTGGCAGTTCTCCGGCCTGCGCCTGGCCCGGGATCTGTCATGA
- a CDS encoding GGDEF domain-containing protein, protein MPLHPLRQPAHYLFVLPAVLVAVVLWAALGNEDVASPAQRILPWLLACLGAGLALLYHQVRTLCLMLVVAVMFALLHQDVGGYLRSGHVTALTPLRFHAISAWLPLLFAGLALWPERGRRRRDLLLRGVSSGTALMIFLLLATQQPRGMHDLLSNRHWSWIPADWNALAQLPALLFLLAAAALGWQAWRHPRPLHTAMLLALLCLWWMLPRVFLQPVLLPALASAALLLLLGAMLQESFHMAFRDELTGLPGRRAFNETLQRARGTYSIAMVDVDHFKSFNDTHGHDTGDDVLRLVASRLGRVDDGGRAFRYGGEEFAVVFLDRPAAACVDAVEALRQTIEETRMQLRDRSTRSRDDETGRQQRGRGGSGQTVQVTVSIGLADSRVDGRPAAVIKAADLALYAAKDGGRNQVRAHAGQRVLAVRGG, encoded by the coding sequence TTGCCCCTGCATCCGCTCCGCCAGCCTGCGCATTACCTGTTCGTGCTGCCCGCCGTGCTGGTTGCCGTGGTGCTGTGGGCAGCACTGGGCAACGAAGACGTGGCCAGTCCGGCCCAACGCATCCTGCCCTGGCTGCTGGCCTGCCTCGGCGCCGGCCTTGCCCTGCTCTACCACCAGGTGCGTACGCTCTGCCTGATGCTGGTGGTGGCCGTGATGTTCGCCCTGCTGCACCAGGACGTGGGTGGCTACCTGCGCAGCGGCCATGTCACGGCGCTGACACCGTTGCGCTTCCATGCCATTTCGGCCTGGTTGCCCTTGCTGTTCGCTGGCCTGGCGTTGTGGCCCGAGCGCGGCCGCCGCCGCCGCGACCTGCTGCTGCGGGGCGTTTCCAGTGGCACCGCGCTGATGATCTTCCTGCTGCTGGCCACGCAGCAACCGCGTGGCATGCACGATCTCCTGTCCAACCGCCACTGGAGCTGGATTCCGGCCGACTGGAACGCGCTGGCACAGCTGCCAGCCCTGCTGTTCCTGTTGGCAGCCGCCGCGCTGGGCTGGCAGGCCTGGCGGCATCCGCGCCCACTGCACACGGCGATGCTGCTGGCCCTGCTGTGCCTGTGGTGGATGCTGCCAAGGGTGTTCCTGCAGCCGGTGCTGCTACCGGCACTGGCCAGTGCGGCCCTGCTGCTGCTGCTGGGCGCGATGCTGCAGGAGTCGTTCCATATGGCCTTCCGCGATGAACTGACCGGCCTGCCGGGGCGCCGCGCATTCAATGAGACCCTGCAACGGGCGCGTGGCACCTACAGCATCGCGATGGTGGACGTGGACCACTTCAAATCGTTCAACGACACCCACGGCCACGACACCGGGGACGATGTGCTGCGCCTGGTGGCCTCGCGCCTGGGCCGGGTGGATGACGGTGGCCGGGCGTTCCGCTACGGCGGCGAGGAGTTCGCGGTGGTGTTCCTGGATCGTCCCGCAGCGGCCTGCGTGGATGCGGTCGAGGCACTGCGGCAGACCATCGAGGAAACCCGCATGCAGCTGCGCGACCGGAGCACCCGCAGCCGCGACGATGAGACGGGGCGCCAGCAGCGCGGGCGCGGCGGAAGCGGGCAGACGGTGCAGGTGACGGTGAGCATCGGGCTGGCGGACAGCCGCGTGGATGGGCGGCCGGCCGCAGTGATCAAGGCCGCCGACCTGGCGTTGTACGCAGCCAAGGACGGTGGCCGCAACCAGGTCCGCGCGCATGCCGGCCAGCGCGTGTTGGCGGTACGCGGCGGCTGA
- a CDS encoding YchJ family protein, translated as MSRKPSDPCPCGLPADYAACCGRFHAGEAAPDAEHLMRSRYSAYVRGLADYLRQSWHPDTRPAELALDDAPGQRTHWLGLTVHEHTVTGADSAEVRFTARYRVGGGSAVKMAEHSRFLRIDGRWYYLDAV; from the coding sequence ATGAGCCGAAAACCCTCCGATCCCTGTCCCTGCGGCCTTCCCGCCGATTACGCCGCCTGCTGTGGCCGTTTCCATGCCGGTGAGGCCGCACCCGATGCCGAGCACCTGATGCGATCGCGCTACAGCGCCTATGTGCGGGGGCTGGCGGACTATCTGCGCCAGAGCTGGCACCCGGATACCCGCCCGGCCGAGCTGGCGTTGGACGATGCGCCGGGCCAGCGTACGCACTGGCTGGGCCTGACCGTGCACGAACACACGGTCACCGGTGCCGACAGCGCCGAAGTACGCTTCACCGCCCGCTACCGCGTGGGCGGCGGCAGCGCGGTGAAGATGGCCGAGCACAGCCGCTTCCTGCGCATCGACGGCCGCTGGTACTACCTCGACGCTGTGTGA
- a CDS encoding sulfite exporter TauE/SafE family protein → MLELVPPELWWLVVIAFIAGLVDAAVGGGGLVQLPGLFTVLPQQTPAMLFGTNKFSSMFGTGAAAWRYARNVRFPWKPVLFAAGTAFLFSFAGATAVSLLPKDAVRPLVLVLLIAMLGYTLWKKDFGALHRPQEIGRRELAIALAIGAAIGFYDGFFGPGTGSFLIFLFVRFFGLDFLRASAASKVVNLATNVAAISFFVPTGNILWLFALPMAAVNIIGSVVGTRLALKGGTPFIRKLFVGLVVVLIARMAWDTFRGS, encoded by the coding sequence GTGCTGGAACTGGTTCCCCCTGAGTTGTGGTGGCTGGTGGTGATCGCCTTCATCGCCGGCCTGGTCGATGCCGCCGTCGGTGGCGGTGGGCTGGTGCAGCTACCCGGCCTGTTCACCGTGCTGCCGCAGCAGACGCCGGCGATGCTGTTCGGCACCAACAAGTTCAGTTCGATGTTCGGCACCGGTGCAGCCGCCTGGCGCTATGCGCGCAATGTGCGCTTCCCGTGGAAGCCGGTGTTGTTCGCGGCAGGCACAGCCTTCCTCTTTTCCTTCGCCGGCGCCACCGCGGTAAGCCTGCTGCCCAAGGACGCGGTGCGCCCACTGGTGCTGGTGCTGCTGATCGCGATGCTGGGCTACACGCTGTGGAAGAAGGATTTCGGCGCGCTGCACCGGCCGCAGGAGATCGGCCGCCGTGAACTGGCGATCGCGCTGGCCATCGGTGCAGCGATCGGCTTCTACGACGGCTTCTTCGGGCCGGGCACCGGCAGCTTCCTGATCTTCCTGTTCGTGCGCTTCTTCGGCCTGGATTTCCTGCGTGCTTCTGCGGCATCGAAGGTGGTGAACCTGGCGACGAATGTGGCGGCGATCTCGTTCTTCGTGCCGACCGGCAACATCCTGTGGTTGTTCGCGCTGCCGATGGCAGCGGTCAACATCATCGGTTCGGTGGTGGGCACGCGTCTGGCGCTGAAGGGCGGCACGCCGTTCATCCGCAAGCTGTTCGTGGGGCTGGTGGTGGTGCTGATCGCGCGGATGGCGTGGGATACGTTCCGCGGTTCTTGA
- a CDS encoding ATP-binding protein, with protein MAISKHTPALFNEGLPDPRLQQFRMRRLQVHNWGTFNGLTEVPIAERGFLFVGRSGSGKSTLLDAMSALLTPPAIVDFNAAAREAERSGRDRNLVSYVRGAWADQQDSGTGEIATQYLRKGATWTALVLEYRAGDGRVVSLVRLLWISGNGTSAGDVRKHYMIAERPFDIAKDLGGFDLDLRKLKQKLSDLHHFDTFSGYAERFRDLLGIDNEMALRLLHKTQSAKNLGDLNVFLRDFMLDTPKTFDAAERLVSDFAELDGAHQAVVTARRQVETLLPARAYYNDLKEMHRQRGDDEALKLGVDSFRESRRQALIEARLREMDVRDRGLLGEEAQRRAALDNHTERLAELELQRRQQGGERIEELEREQGRAEAERDRRQAKREQARQAAQQLQAELPDDAHGFAELVERAQNELQDRQRASSALDDAISDRLGGKRDDERRFGEVRAELEAMQRTPSNIPAPMQKLRARLAEETGIAEAALPFVGELIQVRSEEQGWQGAIERVLGGFALSLLVDDKHYNDVAEWVNRTHLGMRFTYYRVRRNDDAFAREPSAKSLLHKLELREHVFESWLRRELGKRFDYECVDARQLRNVDRGITREGQVKHPGDRFEKDDRSAVGDRRRWILGFNNHDKVGAFEREAQELAKRIAGCETDIARLRGQRDRDNERRLACHELVSISWNEIDIAAPQQRLSDIEATLRDLREGNADLAKLAKQIDAVRADIEQSRRTYEDVRVERGQLVKERDRLDRARQQSRALVLPSLAQEQEAGLAERLQEQGPLSLETLEAHMRQVSNALNEQLSSSQQDLNRIENQLVGCFRRFIQQWPEESGDFTVSVASAEDFLARLERLERDGLPQHEERFFDLLQNQSKNNLLALQRHSAEARKSIGQRLDEVNASLEQVPFNRGTLLTIELSDRRLPEVGEFHLQLREVLSQQQTEQRELAESQFTVLRQLVNRLGSQEGEDKRWRELVLDVRMHVEFIGVELDAETRQQVEIYRSGAGKSGGQRQKLATTCLAAALRYQLGGADSQLPSYAAVVLDEAFDKADNEFTALAMNIFDNFGFQMVVATPLKSVMTLEPFIGGACFVEISGRHDSGVLLIEYDEEGKRLRLPERSRQQANEPEEAEA; from the coding sequence ATGGCTATCTCCAAGCACACTCCCGCCCTGTTCAACGAAGGCCTGCCGGACCCGCGCCTGCAGCAGTTCCGCATGCGCCGTCTGCAGGTGCACAACTGGGGCACGTTCAACGGCCTGACCGAAGTACCGATCGCCGAGCGTGGCTTCCTGTTCGTCGGCCGTTCCGGCTCGGGCAAGTCGACCCTGCTCGATGCCATGTCCGCGCTGCTGACGCCGCCGGCCATCGTCGACTTCAACGCCGCCGCGCGTGAAGCCGAGCGCAGTGGCCGCGACCGCAACCTGGTGTCCTACGTGCGTGGCGCGTGGGCCGACCAGCAGGACAGCGGCACCGGCGAAATCGCCACCCAGTACCTGCGCAAGGGCGCGACCTGGACCGCGCTGGTGCTGGAATACCGCGCCGGCGATGGCCGTGTGGTCAGCCTGGTGCGCCTGCTGTGGATCTCCGGCAACGGCACCTCGGCCGGCGATGTGCGCAAGCACTACATGATCGCCGAACGCCCGTTCGACATCGCCAAGGATCTTGGTGGCTTCGACCTGGACCTGCGCAAGCTCAAGCAGAAGCTGTCCGACCTGCACCACTTCGACACCTTCTCCGGCTACGCCGAGCGCTTCCGCGACCTGCTCGGCATCGACAACGAAATGGCGCTGCGCCTGCTGCACAAGACGCAGTCGGCGAAGAACCTGGGCGACCTCAACGTCTTCCTGCGCGACTTCATGCTCGACACGCCGAAGACTTTCGACGCCGCCGAGCGCCTGGTCAGCGACTTCGCCGAGCTTGATGGCGCGCACCAGGCGGTGGTCACCGCGCGCCGCCAGGTGGAAACCCTGCTGCCGGCACGCGCCTACTACAACGACCTGAAGGAAATGCACCGCCAGCGTGGCGACGACGAAGCGCTGAAGCTCGGCGTCGACAGCTTCCGCGAAAGCCGCCGCCAGGCGCTGATCGAAGCGCGCCTGCGCGAGATGGACGTGCGTGACCGTGGCCTGCTGGGCGAGGAAGCCCAGCGCCGTGCCGCACTCGACAATCACACCGAGCGCCTGGCCGAGCTGGAACTGCAGCGCCGCCAGCAGGGCGGTGAGCGCATCGAGGAACTGGAACGCGAGCAGGGCCGTGCCGAAGCCGAGCGCGACCGCCGCCAGGCCAAGCGCGAGCAGGCACGCCAGGCCGCGCAGCAGCTGCAGGCTGAACTGCCGGACGACGCGCACGGCTTCGCCGAGCTGGTCGAGCGCGCGCAGAACGAACTGCAGGACCGCCAGCGTGCCTCTTCGGCACTGGACGACGCGATCAGCGATCGCCTGGGCGGCAAGCGCGATGACGAGCGCCGCTTCGGTGAAGTCCGCGCGGAACTTGAAGCGATGCAGCGCACGCCGTCCAACATCCCGGCGCCGATGCAGAAGCTGCGCGCGCGCCTGGCCGAGGAAACCGGCATCGCCGAAGCGGCGCTGCCGTTCGTCGGCGAGCTGATCCAGGTCCGCTCGGAAGAGCAGGGCTGGCAAGGGGCCATCGAGCGCGTGCTGGGCGGCTTCGCATTGTCGCTGCTGGTCGATGACAAGCACTACAACGACGTCGCCGAGTGGGTGAACCGTACCCACCTGGGCATGCGCTTCACCTATTACCGCGTGCGCCGCAACGACGATGCGTTCGCCCGCGAGCCGTCGGCGAAGTCGCTGCTGCACAAGCTGGAACTGCGCGAGCACGTGTTTGAAAGCTGGCTGCGCCGCGAACTCGGCAAGCGCTTCGACTACGAGTGCGTGGACGCCAGGCAGCTGCGCAACGTTGACCGCGGCATCACCCGCGAAGGCCAGGTCAAGCATCCGGGCGACCGTTTCGAGAAGGACGACCGCAGCGCCGTTGGCGACCGCCGTCGCTGGATCCTCGGCTTCAACAACCACGACAAGGTCGGCGCCTTCGAGCGTGAAGCGCAGGAACTGGCCAAGCGCATCGCCGGCTGCGAGACCGACATCGCGCGCCTGCGTGGCCAGCGTGACCGCGACAACGAACGCCGCCTGGCCTGTCACGAGCTGGTCAGCATCAGCTGGAACGAGATCGATATCGCCGCCCCGCAGCAGCGCCTGAGCGATATCGAAGCGACGCTGCGCGACCTGCGCGAAGGCAACGCCGACCTGGCCAAGCTGGCCAAGCAGATCGACGCGGTGCGCGCGGACATCGAACAGTCGCGCCGCACCTATGAAGACGTCCGCGTCGAGCGTGGCCAGCTGGTCAAGGAGCGCGATCGCCTCGACCGCGCACGCCAGCAGAGCCGTGCGCTGGTGCTGCCGAGCCTGGCCCAGGAGCAGGAAGCCGGTCTGGCCGAGCGCCTGCAGGAGCAGGGCCCGCTCAGCCTGGAAACGCTGGAAGCGCACATGCGCCAGGTCAGCAACGCGCTGAACGAGCAGCTGTCCTCCTCGCAGCAGGACCTCAACCGCATCGAGAACCAGCTGGTCGGCTGTTTCCGCCGCTTCATCCAGCAGTGGCCGGAGGAATCGGGCGACTTCACCGTGTCGGTGGCGTCGGCCGAGGACTTCCTCGCCCGCCTCGAACGGCTGGAGCGCGATGGCCTGCCGCAGCACGAAGAGCGCTTCTTCGACCTGCTGCAGAACCAGAGCAAGAACAACCTGCTGGCCCTGCAGCGCCACAGCGCGGAGGCACGCAAGTCGATCGGCCAGCGCCTGGACGAAGTGAACGCCAGCCTGGAACAGGTGCCGTTCAACCGTGGCACGTTGCTGACCATCGAACTGAGCGACCGCCGCCTGCCGGAGGTGGGTGAGTTCCACCTGCAGCTGCGCGAGGTGCTGTCGCAGCAGCAGACCGAGCAGCGCGAGCTGGCCGAATCGCAGTTCACCGTGCTGCGGCAGCTGGTCAACCGCCTCGGCTCGCAGGAAGGCGAGGACAAGCGCTGGCGCGAGCTGGTGCTGGACGTGCGCATGCACGTGGAGTTCATCGGCGTCGAGCTGGATGCGGAAACGCGCCAGCAGGTCGAGATCTACCGAAGCGGCGCCGGCAAGTCTGGTGGCCAGCGCCAGAAGCTGGCCACCACCTGCCTGGCCGCCGCGCTGCGCTACCAGTTGGGTGGTGCCGACAGCCAGTTGCCCAGCTATGCCGCGGTTGTGCTCGACGAGGCCTTCGACAAGGCCGACAACGAGTTCACCGCGCTGGCGATGAACATCTTCGACAACTTCGGCTTCCAGATGGTGGTCGCCACCCCGCTGAAGTCGGTGATGACGCTGGAACCGTTCATCGGCGGCGCCTGCTTCGTCGAAATCAGCGGCCGCCACGACTCCGGCGTGCTGCTGATCGAGTACGACGAAGAGGGCAAGCGCCTGAGGTTGCCCGAACGCAGCCGCCAACAGGCCAACGAACCGGAAGAAGCCGAGGCCTGA